One region of Desulfovibrio desulfuricans genomic DNA includes:
- a CDS encoding zinc metalloprotease HtpX, producing MIRHHPNDPRAALLQHRWLNRLQTGLLILTLVGIAAAAGSLLFGESGLWLTLFAVAGTLLLEPAAASALTLRLYRARALHPHEAPEIWALLHELSVRAGLPATPVPHYVPSAVVNAFATGSKREASIALTDGLLRRLSPRELAGVLAHEIAHIANEDLRVMGLADSVSRLTRLLALMGQIAILLSLPALLVGAAEVYWPGLLLLAASPQLALLAQLGLSRVREFDADRLAVELTGDPQGLASALAKIERVSRSWRAWLWPGWGNPEPSWLRTHPATQERISRLLTLAPRPASALPFHEIHSLPESAVTLRPPRWRPSGLWR from the coding sequence ATGATCCGTCATCATCCCAATGACCCGCGCGCGGCGTTGTTGCAACACCGCTGGCTCAACCGCCTGCAGACCGGGCTGTTGATCCTGACCCTGGTCGGGATCGCAGCCGCCGCAGGAAGCCTGCTGTTCGGGGAAAGCGGCCTGTGGCTCACGCTGTTTGCCGTTGCAGGCACGCTGCTGCTGGAACCGGCAGCCGCATCTGCCTTGACCTTGCGCCTATACCGCGCCCGGGCGCTGCACCCGCACGAAGCCCCGGAAATTTGGGCCCTGTTGCACGAGCTGTCCGTCCGTGCCGGTTTGCCCGCAACGCCGGTGCCGCACTACGTGCCCAGTGCCGTCGTCAACGCCTTCGCCACCGGATCGAAGCGGGAGGCATCGATCGCCCTCACCGATGGCCTGCTGCGCCGCCTGAGCCCACGCGAGCTGGCGGGTGTGCTCGCGCACGAGATCGCGCACATCGCCAATGAGGATCTGCGCGTCATGGGGCTGGCGGATTCCGTCAGTCGCCTCACGCGCCTACTGGCCCTTATGGGACAGATCGCGATCCTGCTGAGCCTGCCCGCGCTGCTGGTTGGCGCGGCGGAGGTCTATTGGCCTGGTTTATTGTTATTGGCCGCATCGCCCCAGCTGGCCCTGCTCGCACAGCTCGGCTTGTCTCGCGTGCGTGAGTTCGACGCTGACCGCCTCGCGGTGGAACTGACCGGCGACCCGCAAGGGCTGGCGTCCGCGCTGGCGAAGATCGAGCGGGTCAGTCGCTCCTGGCGTGCCTGGCTGTGGCCGGGATGGGGCAATCCCGAGCCCTCCTGGTTGCGCACGCATCCGGCAACGCAAGAGCGCATCTCACGCCTGCTGACGTTGGCGCCCAGGCCAGCATCAGCGTTGCCGTTTCACGAGATCCATTCCTTGCCGGAATCCGCTGTGACGCTGCGCCCCCCGCGCTGGCGCCCGAGTGGACTGTGGCGCTGA